A part of Bosea sp. (in: a-proteobacteria) genomic DNA contains:
- a CDS encoding 2-dehydro-3-deoxy-6-phosphogalactonate aldolase, which produces MISLDQALAAMPLIAILRGIRPDECEAVAEALVEAGFTIIEVPLNSPDPLVSVASLGRAFGQQVIIGAGTVLDPAEVDQVAAAGGRLIVSPNMDKAVIRRTKALGLMSAPGVATASEGFAALEAGADMLKLFPGEQVTPAVLKALRAVFPKTARMVPVGGVNAQTMAPYLAAGADGFGIGSSLYSPGSSVDDVRGRARALVQAWRAAKGAD; this is translated from the coding sequence ATGATCTCGCTCGATCAGGCCCTCGCGGCCATGCCGCTCATCGCCATCCTGCGCGGCATCCGCCCTGATGAATGCGAGGCTGTGGCCGAGGCGCTTGTCGAGGCCGGCTTCACCATCATCGAGGTGCCGCTCAATTCGCCCGATCCGCTTGTCTCGGTGGCAAGCCTGGGCCGCGCCTTCGGCCAGCAGGTCATCATCGGGGCCGGCACTGTTCTTGATCCCGCCGAGGTCGATCAGGTCGCCGCTGCGGGAGGGCGTCTGATCGTCTCGCCCAACATGGACAAGGCGGTCATCCGCCGGACCAAGGCGCTGGGCCTGATGTCGGCGCCCGGCGTCGCCACGGCCAGCGAAGGCTTTGCCGCCCTTGAGGCCGGCGCGGACATGCTCAAGCTCTTTCCGGGCGAGCAGGTCACGCCTGCCGTTCTCAAGGCGCTGCGCGCCGTGTTTCCGAAGACTGCGCGCATGGTGCCGGTCGGCGGCGTCAACGCCCAGACCATGGCGCCTTATCTGGCGGCCGGCGCGGACGGCTTCGGGATCGGCTCGTCCCTCTACAGCCCGGGCAGCAGCGTGGACGACGTGCGCGGAAGGGCCCGCGCGCTGGTGCAGGCCTGGCGCGCGGCCAAGGGAGCGGACTGA
- the sufA gene encoding Fe-S cluster assembly scaffold SufA — protein MFSIPGLKVITLTEAAATRVREIAARADDALGLRVGIKKGGCAGMEYTFDIARDIRAGDEVVEQDGAKVIVEGKAVMFLIGTELDFKIDKLASTFVFNNPNQTSACGCGESVAITPRKDMAATG, from the coding sequence ATGTTCTCGATCCCCGGCCTCAAGGTGATCACCCTGACCGAAGCCGCCGCCACGCGCGTGCGTGAAATCGCGGCCAGGGCCGATGATGCGCTGGGCCTCAGGGTTGGCATCAAGAAGGGTGGCTGCGCCGGCATGGAGTACACCTTCGACATTGCGCGCGACATTCGGGCGGGGGACGAGGTGGTCGAGCAGGACGGCGCGAAAGTCATCGTCGAGGGCAAGGCCGTGATGTTCCTGATCGGCACGGAACTGGACTTCAAGATCGACAAGCTTGCATCGACTTTCGTCTTCAACAATCCAAACCAGACTTCAGCCTGCGGCTGCGGTGAGTCGGTGGCGATCACGCCGCGCAAGGACATGGCGGCGACCGGCTGA
- a CDS encoding SUF system Fe-S cluster assembly protein, translating to MTDTAEIKPNAPTIAPAGTLAPEDIDRLTDDIIAALKTVYDPEIPSDIYELGLIYRVDISDERHVTVDMTLTAPGCPVAGEMPGWVENAVGAVHGVSGVSVNMTFDPPWDQSRMSDEARVALDMW from the coding sequence GTGACCGACACCGCCGAGATCAAGCCCAACGCTCCGACCATCGCGCCGGCCGGAACGCTTGCGCCCGAGGATATCGACCGCCTGACGGACGACATCATAGCCGCGCTCAAGACAGTCTATGATCCGGAAATCCCGTCCGACATCTATGAGCTCGGCCTGATCTACCGCGTGGACATTTCCGATGAGCGGCACGTCACCGTCGACATGACGCTGACGGCCCCCGGCTGCCCCGTGGCCGGCGAGATGCCTGGCTGGGTGGAGAACGCCGTGGGCGCCGTCCATGGCGTCTCCGGGGTCAGCGTCAACATGACCTTCGATCCGCCATGGGACCAGTCGCGCATGTCCGACGAGGCCCGCGTCGCGCTCGACATGTGGTGA
- a CDS encoding DEAD/DEAH box helicase, which produces MSFSELGLSDKVLSAVTSAGYTTPTPIQAQAIPHVMQRRDVLGIAQTGTGKTAAFTLPMITLLEQGRARARMPRTLILEPTRELAAQVEENFIKYGVNNKLSVALLIGGMSFGDQDVKITRGVDVLIATPGRLLDHYERGKLLLTGIEILVIDEADRMLDMGFIPDIERITKLVPFTRQTLFFTATMPAEITRITEQFLHNPVRIEASRPATAATTITQRLVASHGKDFEKRETLRRLITEGVDFNTAIVFANRKTEVANLHRSLLRHNFKAVALHGDLDQRARMAALDAFKTGGANILVASDVAARGLDIPDVSHVFNYDVPFHADDYVHRIGRTGRAGRLGAAFSIVTRHDEKMVAAIERLIGTTIPWEGPTLAELGPSTATDEDRGRPRGARAKPDRNRGRDRTPKRDPLMPEASREPFVAAPAAARAAAPEPERKAKPAKAAETARTPRAEREAPGTARRSEKERPKPPRPASRPAREPEDDRPVKGLGEHMPAFLLRPAKKA; this is translated from the coding sequence ATGTCATTTTCCGAACTGGGCCTGAGCGACAAGGTCCTCAGCGCCGTCACGTCGGCCGGCTACACCACGCCCACCCCGATCCAGGCGCAGGCCATCCCGCATGTCATGCAGCGCCGCGATGTGCTGGGCATCGCGCAGACAGGCACCGGCAAGACCGCCGCCTTCACCCTGCCGATGATCACCTTGCTCGAGCAGGGCCGCGCCAGGGCACGCATGCCGCGCACCCTCATCCTCGAGCCGACGCGTGAACTCGCCGCGCAGGTCGAGGAGAATTTCATCAAGTATGGCGTCAACAACAAGCTCAGCGTCGCGCTGCTGATCGGCGGCATGTCCTTCGGCGACCAGGACGTGAAGATCACGCGCGGCGTCGACGTGCTGATCGCCACGCCCGGACGCCTGCTCGACCACTACGAGCGCGGCAAGCTCCTGCTCACCGGCATCGAGATCCTCGTCATCGACGAGGCCGACCGCATGCTCGACATGGGCTTCATCCCCGACATCGAGCGCATCACCAAGCTGGTGCCCTTCACCCGGCAGACCCTGTTCTTCACGGCCACCATGCCGGCGGAGATCACGCGGATCACCGAGCAATTCCTGCACAATCCCGTCCGCATCGAGGCATCGCGGCCCGCAACGGCAGCAACGACGATCACGCAGCGGCTCGTTGCCTCGCACGGCAAGGACTTCGAGAAGCGCGAGACGCTCCGGCGCCTCATCACGGAGGGGGTAGACTTCAACACCGCCATCGTCTTCGCCAACCGCAAGACCGAGGTGGCGAACCTGCACCGCTCCCTGCTGCGGCACAATTTCAAGGCCGTGGCGCTGCACGGCGACCTTGACCAGCGTGCCCGCATGGCCGCTCTCGATGCGTTCAAGACCGGCGGCGCGAACATTCTGGTGGCGTCGGACGTGGCCGCCCGCGGCCTCGACATCCCGGATGTGAGCCATGTCTTCAACTATGACGTGCCCTTCCACGCCGATGATTACGTGCACCGCATCGGCCGCACGGGCCGCGCGGGCCGTCTCGGCGCCGCCTTCTCGATCGTGACGCGCCACGATGAGAAGATGGTCGCGGCGATCGAGCGTCTCATCGGCACGACCATTCCCTGGGAGGGGCCGACCCTTGCCGAACTGGGCCCCTCGACCGCGACGGATGAGGACCGCGGTCGTCCGCGCGGCGCGCGGGCGAAGCCCGACCGCAACCGGGGACGCGACCGCACGCCCAAGCGTGACCCGCTGATGCCGGAGGCCTCCCGAGAGCCCTTCGTGGCGGCGCCGGCTGCCGCGCGAGCGGCTGCTCCGGAACCCGAGCGCAAGGCGAAGCCAGCGAAGGCCGCCGAAACAGCCCGCACCCCACGCGCCGAACGCGAAGCGCCCGGCACCGCCCGCCGCAGCGAAAAGGAAAGGCCGAAGCCTCCGCGCCCCGCTTCCCGGCCTGCGCGAGAGCCGGAAGACGACCGGCCCGTCAAGGGACTTGGCGAACACATGCCGGCCTTCCTGTTGCGGCCAGCAAAAAAAGCATGA
- a CDS encoding 2-dehydro-3-deoxygalactonokinase — protein sequence MSEPDDKANLVAVDWGTTSFRAYWVKAGAIAAEVSEASGILSIGAGEHGAVLRGLIGRLPEDARDCPIVMSGMIGSRQGWIEAPYVGMPATLADLAARVVSIDEPGLGPIRLIPGVMQEPEGGMPDVMRGEETQVFGALHLMGREGGVFIMPGTHSKRIEVAGSRLLSFNSYMTGEVFAALRGHTILGRLMAEGKASGDGFARGVEAGRDLPSGGALLNAVFGTRTLGLFGRLAAVELPDYLSGLLIAAELSAALPRGSEGIVVGSGDLVSRYVAAAELLGRKLTPAPDRCVVAGQIAVMRRLRGAA from the coding sequence ATGTCCGAACCTGATGACAAGGCCAATCTGGTCGCTGTGGATTGGGGTACGACCTCGTTCCGCGCCTATTGGGTCAAGGCGGGCGCCATCGCTGCGGAGGTCAGCGAGGCCAGCGGCATCCTCAGCATTGGAGCCGGCGAGCATGGCGCCGTGCTGCGCGGCCTGATCGGCCGGCTGCCCGAAGACGCGCGCGATTGCCCGATTGTCATGTCAGGCATGATCGGCAGCCGTCAGGGCTGGATCGAGGCCCCTTATGTCGGCATGCCGGCGACGCTGGCTGATCTCGCAGCGCGCGTGGTGTCCATCGACGAGCCGGGCCTCGGTCCGATCCGGCTCATTCCGGGCGTGATGCAGGAGCCTGAAGGCGGGATGCCGGACGTGATGCGCGGGGAAGAGACGCAAGTCTTCGGAGCCCTGCATCTGATGGGCAGGGAGGGCGGCGTCTTCATCATGCCCGGCACCCATTCCAAGCGCATCGAGGTGGCAGGCTCCCGCCTGCTGTCCTTCAACAGCTACATGACAGGCGAGGTCTTCGCCGCGCTCAGGGGGCACACCATCCTGGGCCGGCTGATGGCCGAGGGCAAGGCGAGCGGCGACGGCTTTGCGCGCGGCGTCGAGGCCGGCCGCGATCTCCCAAGCGGCGGGGCCTTGCTCAATGCCGTGTTCGGCACGCGCACGCTGGGTCTTTTCGGGCGCCTTGCTGCTGTGGAGCTCCCTGATTATCTCTCGGGCCTGCTGATCGCGGCGGAACTCTCCGCCGCCTTGCCACGGGGCAGCGAGGGCATCGTGGTCGGCTCGGGCGATCTCGTATCGCGCTATGTCGCCGCTGCCGAACTGCTGGGACGCAAGCTGACGCCAGCGCCGGATCGCTGCGTCGTCGCTGGCCAGATCGCGGTGATGCGCCGACTGCGAGGCGCCGCATGA
- a CDS encoding GGDEF domain-containing protein: MGSNALGGSETSIAGQVLSELSRLGIEPSPHAFAVWFTHLSGQDPALSAAIRERTNAGMTLTAEVVDNLHESHILSTKTLRVAERSSRAVVMEIDGIVELIRLSLGSSTSYSTTLSKLLGDMLTTNDPAALREIVSTLVKATEETRQINEMLDKGLRAARTEVDELRKMLEDTRLDALKDGLTGISNRRHFEQAMQAAMETAAETRRQFTLLMIDIDHFKQFNDQHGHLTGDKVLRVVAQALREKFPTRATVARYGGEEFAVILPDADLMAGWVGAEAARQSILGRELVKRSTGEKIGRITISVGVGAWKRNDSSLSLISRTDGALLRAKRFGRNRTVTEDQMSQDAVA; encoded by the coding sequence ATGGGTTCCAACGCTTTGGGCGGGAGCGAGACAAGCATTGCCGGACAGGTGCTGTCCGAGCTGTCGCGACTCGGAATCGAGCCCTCGCCCCATGCGTTTGCTGTGTGGTTCACCCATCTTTCGGGCCAGGACCCTGCCCTGAGCGCAGCCATCCGCGAGCGCACGAACGCCGGCATGACGCTCACGGCCGAGGTCGTGGACAATCTGCACGAAAGCCACATCCTCAGCACCAAGACGCTGCGCGTCGCGGAGCGCTCCAGTCGCGCCGTGGTGATGGAAATCGACGGCATCGTCGAACTCATCCGCCTGTCGCTCGGCTCCAGCACAAGTTACAGCACGACGCTTTCCAAGCTGCTCGGCGATATGTTGACGACGAACGATCCGGCGGCTCTCAGGGAGATCGTCTCCACGCTGGTGAAGGCGACGGAGGAAACCCGCCAGATCAACGAGATGCTCGACAAGGGGCTGCGCGCAGCCCGAACGGAAGTCGACGAGTTGCGCAAGATGCTCGAGGACACGCGCCTCGATGCCCTCAAGGACGGTCTGACCGGCATATCCAACCGCCGCCATTTCGAGCAGGCCATGCAGGCGGCGATGGAAACCGCTGCGGAGACGCGCCGGCAATTCACGCTGCTCATGATCGATATCGATCACTTCAAGCAGTTCAACGATCAGCACGGTCACCTCACGGGAGACAAGGTGCTGCGCGTCGTGGCTCAGGCCCTGCGCGAGAAGTTTCCAACCCGAGCCACAGTCGCGCGCTATGGCGGCGAGGAGTTCGCGGTCATTCTGCCCGATGCCGACCTGATGGCGGGCTGGGTGGGCGCGGAGGCTGCGCGGCAGAGCATCCTCGGGCGCGAACTGGTCAAGCGTTCGACCGGCGAGAAGATCGGGCGCATCACGATATCGGTCGGGGTTGGCGCCTGGAAGCGCAATGACAGCAGCCTGAGCCTGATTTCGCGCACCGACGGAGCCCTGCTCAGAGCGAAGCGCTTCGGCCGCAACCGCACCGTCACCGAAGACCAGATGAGCCAGGACGCCGTCGCCTGA
- the sufS gene encoding SufS family cysteine desulfurase, which produces MNAIARPYDVVAIRRDFPILAREVYGKPLVYLDNGASAQKPRQVMDAMIRLMSEDYANVHRGLHYLANASTEAYEDARETVRAFLNAPSTEEIIFTRSSTGGLNMLASCLGRHLAIGEGDEIILSIMEHHSNIVPWHFWRERHGAVIRWAPVDEDGNFLLDEFQKLVTPRTKVVALTHMSNALGTIVPIEAVSKITRAAGIPLVVDGSQGAVHLPVDVQTLGADFYVFTGHKVYGPTGIGAVWGSKAWLDKLPPFEGGGEMIVTVTTDTVTYNDPPHRFEAGTPAIIEAVGLGAALKYMMALGPENILAHENRLRDHAHDRLGRMNSIRIIGKAREKGAIVSFEMAGAHAHDVATVIDRSGVAVRAGTHCTMPLMTRFGVTSTCRASFGLYNTIEEVDKLAEALAKAESLFA; this is translated from the coding sequence ATGAATGCCATTGCAAGGCCCTATGACGTCGTCGCCATTCGCAGGGATTTCCCGATCCTGGCGCGCGAGGTTTATGGCAAGCCGCTGGTCTATCTCGACAATGGCGCCTCGGCGCAGAAGCCGCGACAGGTGATGGATGCGATGATCCGGCTGATGTCCGAGGATTACGCCAACGTTCATCGCGGGCTGCACTATCTCGCCAATGCCTCGACGGAAGCCTATGAGGATGCGCGCGAAACGGTGCGGGCTTTCCTCAATGCCCCAAGCACCGAGGAGATCATCTTCACGCGGTCCTCGACGGGCGGGCTGAACATGCTCGCCTCCTGCCTCGGCCGCCATCTGGCCATCGGCGAGGGCGACGAGATCATCCTTTCGATCATGGAGCACCACTCCAACATCGTGCCCTGGCACTTCTGGCGCGAGCGGCACGGCGCGGTCATCAGGTGGGCTCCGGTGGACGAGGACGGCAATTTCCTCCTCGACGAGTTCCAGAAGCTTGTGACGCCGCGCACCAAGGTGGTGGCGCTGACGCACATGTCGAACGCGCTGGGCACCATCGTGCCGATCGAGGCAGTGTCGAAGATCACCCGGGCCGCAGGCATCCCGCTTGTCGTGGACGGCAGCCAGGGCGCGGTGCATCTGCCGGTAGACGTGCAGACGCTCGGCGCGGATTTCTATGTGTTCACCGGCCACAAGGTCTATGGCCCCACCGGCATCGGCGCTGTCTGGGGCAGCAAGGCCTGGCTGGACAAGCTGCCGCCGTTCGAGGGGGGCGGCGAGATGATCGTGACGGTGACGACCGACACCGTGACCTACAATGATCCACCGCATCGTTTTGAAGCCGGCACGCCCGCCATCATCGAGGCGGTCGGCCTTGGGGCAGCCCTCAAATACATGATGGCGCTTGGCCCCGAAAACATCCTGGCTCACGAGAACCGGCTGCGTGACCACGCCCATGATCGCCTCGGGCGCATGAACTCGATCCGGATCATCGGCAAGGCGCGGGAGAAGGGCGCGATCGTGTCCTTCGAGATGGCGGGAGCCCATGCCCATGATGTGGCGACAGTGATCGATCGGTCGGGCGTGGCGGTGCGGGCCGGCACGCACTGCACCATGCCGCTGATGACGCGCTTCGGCGTGACCTCGACCTGCCGCGCTTCATTTGGCCTCTATAACACCATCGAGGAAGTCGATAAGCTTGCAGAAGCCTTGGCCAAAGCCGAGAGCCTGTTTGCGTGA
- the parE gene encoding DNA topoisomerase IV subunit B codes for MSENDLFGDLGGGGAERPPNPPDQPKALVPAAVAAKSAARPVGTPGEAGYSASDIEVLEGLEPVRRRPGMYIGGTDEKALHHLFAEVIDNSMDEAVAGHATFIEVELEASGHLSVTDNGRGIPVDPHPKFPGKSALEVIMTTLHAGGKFDSKVYETSGGLHGVGISVVNALSDELEVEVARSQTLYRQRFSRGHAVGGLETVGRVQNRRGTRVRFHPDAQIFGPGAAFDPARLFRMARSKAYLFGGVEIRWKCDPALLEGRDIAAEAVFRFPGGLKDYLARDIGGKDLVVDNIFAGKITRPGGHGSLEWAIAWLATGEDGFSSSYCNTIPTGDGGTHEQGLRVALLRGLRDHAERIGQSRRMSNVTTDDVMATCAAMLSVFIREPEFQGQTKDKLATLEAARIVESAVRDSFDHWLAGAPAQATRLLDWTVDRADERLRRRLEKEVSRKTATRKLRLPGKLADCSSAGAAGSELFIVEGDSAGGSAKQARNRATQAVLPLRGKILNVANATRDKLNANQQLQDLAMALGCGLGSQYRDDELRYEKIIIMTDADVDGAHIASLLVTFFWRQMPKLVDKGHLYLAIPPLYKLALGGKSAYARDDAHKDELIATLFKGKKPEISRFKGLGEMMPAQLKETTMDPKARTLLKVVVEHDARDETADTVERLMGNNPKARFLFIQERAAFASDLVDI; via the coding sequence ATGAGCGAAAACGATCTGTTTGGCGATCTGGGCGGCGGTGGGGCAGAGCGTCCGCCGAACCCGCCAGATCAGCCCAAGGCCCTTGTCCCCGCAGCTGTGGCGGCCAAGAGCGCGGCGCGGCCGGTCGGCACGCCCGGGGAAGCGGGCTACAGCGCCTCCGACATCGAGGTGCTGGAGGGGCTGGAGCCCGTGCGCCGGCGGCCGGGCATGTATATCGGCGGAACCGACGAGAAGGCGCTGCACCACCTCTTCGCCGAAGTCATCGACAACTCGATGGACGAGGCGGTGGCCGGCCACGCCACCTTCATCGAGGTTGAGCTGGAGGCGTCTGGCCATCTCAGCGTCACGGATAATGGCCGCGGCATCCCCGTCGATCCGCATCCGAAGTTCCCGGGCAAGTCGGCGCTCGAGGTCATCATGACCACGCTGCATGCGGGCGGCAAGTTCGACTCGAAGGTCTATGAAACCTCGGGCGGCCTGCACGGCGTCGGCATATCGGTGGTCAATGCACTGTCCGACGAGCTTGAGGTGGAGGTTGCGCGCTCGCAGACGCTCTATCGCCAGCGCTTTTCGCGCGGGCATGCCGTGGGCGGGCTGGAAACGGTGGGCCGCGTGCAGAACCGGCGTGGCACGCGTGTGCGCTTCCATCCCGATGCCCAGATCTTCGGGCCTGGCGCGGCGTTCGATCCGGCGCGGCTCTTCCGTATGGCGCGTTCGAAGGCCTACCTGTTCGGCGGGGTCGAGATCCGCTGGAAATGCGACCCCGCGCTGCTTGAGGGCCGGGACATCGCTGCGGAGGCTGTGTTCCGCTTCCCGGGCGGGCTGAAGGACTATCTGGCGCGCGACATCGGGGGAAAGGACCTCGTGGTCGACAACATCTTCGCAGGCAAGATCACCAGGCCAGGCGGGCATGGCTCGCTCGAGTGGGCCATCGCATGGCTGGCTACTGGCGAGGACGGGTTCTCTTCGAGCTACTGCAACACCATCCCCACGGGTGACGGCGGCACGCATGAGCAGGGCCTGCGGGTCGCGTTGCTGCGCGGCCTGCGCGACCATGCCGAGCGCATCGGCCAATCGCGCCGCATGAGCAACGTCACCACCGACGACGTGATGGCGACCTGCGCCGCCATGCTCTCGGTCTTCATCCGGGAGCCGGAATTCCAGGGCCAGACCAAGGACAAGCTGGCGACGCTGGAGGCGGCGCGCATCGTCGAGAGCGCAGTGCGTGACAGCTTCGATCATTGGTTGGCCGGCGCGCCAGCGCAAGCCACGCGCCTGCTGGACTGGACCGTGGACCGCGCCGACGAGCGCCTGCGTCGCCGGCTGGAGAAGGAGGTCTCGCGCAAGACCGCAACGCGCAAGCTGCGCCTGCCAGGCAAGCTGGCGGACTGTTCCAGCGCCGGAGCGGCGGGCTCGGAGCTGTTCATCGTCGAAGGCGACTCGGCTGGCGGCAGCGCAAAGCAGGCGCGCAACCGCGCCACACAGGCCGTGTTGCCGCTGCGGGGCAAGATCCTCAACGTCGCCAACGCCACGCGAGACAAGCTCAACGCCAACCAGCAGCTCCAGGATCTGGCGATGGCGCTCGGCTGCGGGCTCGGCAGCCAGTATCGCGACGACGAACTGCGCTACGAGAAGATCATCATCATGACCGACGCTGATGTGGACGGTGCGCACATCGCCTCGCTGCTGGTCACCTTCTTCTGGCGACAGATGCCCAAGCTGGTGGACAAGGGCCACCTGTATCTGGCGATCCCGCCGCTCTACAAGCTCGCCCTTGGCGGCAAGTCCGCCTATGCGCGGGACGACGCCCACAAGGACGAGCTGATCGCGACGCTGTTCAAGGGCAAGAAGCCGGAGATCAGCCGCTTCAAGGGCCTTGGCGAGATGATGCCGGCGCAGCTCAAGGAAACCACCATGGACCCCAAGGCGCGCACGCTGCTCAAGGTCGTGGTCGAGCATGACGCGCGGGACGAGACCGCCGACACGGTGGAGCGCCTGATGGGGAACAATCCGAAAGCCCGCTTCCTGTTCATCCAGGAGCGCGCGGCCTTCGCAAGCGATCTCGTCGATATCTGA
- a CDS encoding PhoX family phosphatase, whose product MEVHLMDQRMNASQRAEDAENLGSNPTSNPTLGDIIALRHDRRAVLKGALAVAAMSGSVVPMALATAPAAPAADAAPSFRFAEIVAGSDERHHVADGYAADVLIRWGDPVEAGAPAWNPDMQTPEAQAKQFGYNNDFVGYLPIDGSRRGLLVINHEYTNEELMFPSLPGRQDVRNVRFRDMTAELVDIEMMAHGGSIIEIMRGAEGKWSIVADSRHARRITAQTPMEITGPAAGHERMRTSEDPTGRLVRGMLNNCAGATTPWGTWLTCEENINGYFQGRLPKNHPEAQNYRRMGIPGAWFDWGRYHARFDVAREPREANRFGWVVEIDPFDPTSRPKKRTAMGRFKHEGAANIINQDGRFVVYQGDDERFDYVYRFVTDAAVNMADRSANRDILDHGALSVARYDANGTGQWLPLVFGTGPLTPENGFASQADVLIETRRAADLLGATRMDRPEDIEANPRTNKVYVMLTSNTRRTAAQVDAANPRADNRFGHIIEMEPEGANHAAERFTWNILLRCGDPSIAAVGATFAASTTRNGWFGMPDNCAVDHQGRLWIATDGNSQAATGRADGIWAVETDGAARGGSKHFFRCPSGAELCGPYFTPDDETLFVAVQHPGEADDDDPAAKPATYTTPSTRWPDHKPGIPPRPSVVAITRIGGGRIAD is encoded by the coding sequence ATGGAAGTGCACTTGATGGATCAGCGCATGAATGCATCGCAGCGCGCCGAGGACGCAGAAAATCTCGGCTCGAACCCAACCAGCAATCCGACACTGGGCGACATCATAGCGCTTCGCCATGATCGCCGGGCCGTCCTGAAAGGCGCGCTTGCCGTGGCCGCCATGTCAGGCTCGGTGGTTCCGATGGCGCTGGCAACCGCTCCTGCCGCCCCCGCAGCGGATGCTGCGCCGTCCTTTCGTTTCGCCGAGATCGTGGCCGGCTCCGATGAGCGGCATCATGTGGCGGACGGCTATGCCGCCGATGTGCTGATCCGCTGGGGCGATCCCGTGGAAGCAGGGGCGCCCGCCTGGAATCCGGACATGCAGACGCCGGAGGCGCAGGCGAAGCAGTTCGGATACAATAATGATTTCGTGGGATATCTGCCGATCGATGGATCACGCCGCGGCCTGCTGGTCATCAACCACGAATACACCAATGAGGAGCTGATGTTTCCTTCCTTGCCGGGACGGCAGGATGTGCGCAACGTTCGCTTCCGCGACATGACGGCGGAACTGGTCGACATCGAGATGATGGCTCATGGCGGCAGCATCATCGAGATCATGCGCGGCGCTGAGGGCAAATGGTCCATCGTGGCAGACTCGCGCCATGCACGGCGGATCACGGCGCAAACGCCGATGGAGATCACGGGGCCGGCGGCAGGCCATGAGCGGATGCGCACTTCGGAAGATCCCACAGGCCGGCTCGTGCGCGGCATGCTCAACAATTGCGCTGGCGCGACCACGCCGTGGGGCACATGGCTTACCTGCGAAGAGAACATCAACGGTTACTTCCAGGGCCGCCTTCCCAAGAATCATCCCGAGGCGCAGAATTACCGCCGCATGGGCATCCCTGGCGCCTGGTTCGACTGGGGCCGATACCACGCGCGCTTCGACGTTGCGCGCGAACCACGCGAGGCCAACCGGTTCGGCTGGGTCGTCGAGATCGACCCGTTCGACCCGACCTCTCGCCCCAAGAAGCGGACGGCCATGGGCCGCTTCAAGCATGAGGGCGCGGCCAACATCATCAATCAGGATGGGCGCTTCGTTGTCTATCAGGGCGACGACGAGCGCTTCGACTATGTCTACCGCTTCGTGACGGACGCCGCCGTCAACATGGCTGATCGCAGCGCCAACCGTGACATCCTCGATCACGGCGCCTTGTCCGTGGCGCGCTATGACGCGAACGGCACCGGCCAGTGGCTGCCGCTGGTGTTCGGAACAGGCCCGCTGACGCCGGAGAATGGCTTTGCAAGCCAGGCCGACGTCCTCATTGAGACGCGGCGGGCGGCAGATCTGCTTGGCGCCACGCGCATGGACCGGCCCGAGGATATCGAGGCCAATCCCAGGACCAACAAGGTCTATGTGATGCTGACCAGCAATACGCGGCGGACCGCAGCGCAGGTGGACGCCGCTAATCCGCGCGCGGACAACCGCTTCGGCCACATCATCGAAATGGAGCCGGAAGGCGCAAACCATGCGGCCGAGCGGTTCACATGGAATATCCTGCTGCGTTGCGGAGATCCCTCGATCGCGGCGGTGGGCGCCACGTTCGCCGCCTCGACCACGCGCAATGGCTGGTTCGGCATGCCGGACAATTGCGCCGTCGACCACCAGGGGCGACTCTGGATTGCGACGGATGGCAACTCACAGGCTGCGACTGGCCGCGCCGACGGGATCTGGGCCGTCGAGACGGACGGAGCGGCGCGGGGAGGCTCGAAGCATTTCTTCCGCTGCCCCAGCGGGGCGGAGCTGTGCGGCCCCTATTTCACCCCTGATGACGAAACCCTCTTCGTCGCCGTGCAGCATCCGGGCGAAGCGGATGATGACGATCCGGCCGCGAAGCCCGCGACCTATACGACGCCGTCGACGCGGTGGCCTGACCACAAGCCCGGGATACCCCCTCGCCCCAGCGTCGTCGCCATCACCCGCATCGGAGGTGGGCGGATCGCGGACTGA